In Burkholderiaceae bacterium DAT-1, the sequence ACCTGATCCCGCTCTGCCACCCGCTGGCCCTGAGCCACGTATCGATTGAGTTCGACGTGGATGAAGCCGGTGTACGCGCATGGGCCACCGTTGAAACCATCGGCGCGACCGGCGTGGAAATGGAAGCACTCACCGCCGTCACCGTCACCCTGCTGACGATTTACGACATGCTGAAAGCCGTGGATAAGGGCATGGTGATGTCGGCCGTGCAACTGGAGGAGAAATCCGGCGGGCGGAGTGGGGATTTTAGGCGGGGGTGAGTGGGTGGCAAATGGATGCTCTTCATTGCAGTCATGCGGGATTCAACAGCTAAGTCTACTGATATACTGACGCAGCTCTGGCAAGGTCAAGGCGTGGCGCGGGTTTGAAGGGTATAATTCGACGCTCTTATAATAATTTTATGACTGACCGATGGGTCGTTATATTTAATGTTAGATCCATCAGCGAACCGCCGTAATGAATATCTCACTGACAGAAATGTATCGATATGCCGAGGTAGGTGACATTGAGTCTCTCATGGCGCATATAGACCGCATGAGGCTGGCTGATCCTGATTGGGATATTGACCTAAATAGCATGGCCTTAATCGCTGCGGCAGAATCCAATCAACTTCATACCGTAGAAGCACTTATCGATCGCGGCGCGAGTTTGGAAGGCGTAAGTCCTCGGCCGTGGATACGTCCGTTGTGGAAGGCGGCCAAGCGTGGCCACATTGAAATTGTGAAGGTCTTGGTAGAACGTGGTGCGGACATTCTTGCAACTGACAACCGAGGCCAATCGGCAATCGACTATGCTCGGCGGTATAAGCGAGCGGACGTCTTGGAGTACTTGGAAAGAAAAGTGGTAGATGGATCTAACAATTCGCTGCAGGCGCGACGTCCCTGACGGGCCGCGGCCTGAGCTCAAACGTTATGCACAAGCATGAACCTATCTAGTTATCTAAATGGCACCAAGCTCAAAGATTTTTTCGAGCTAAATTTGAAGTCGGATGAGGTCACGGACCTGCTTGAGCGTTTTGATATGGACGTGGTCTACCACTTCGATCGCTTACGCGAGGGCACGGCCGATTATTACTCTTCTGCCACACACACCGAAGGCTTTGAACTTCGCTTCGATGAACGCCAAGTTCTTGAAACTATTTGGTGTTATATACGTGAGCGTAGTGGTTTCTCGAAAATAGAATCGGGAAGCATTGGTTGCTTCGTCCCAGATACCTTCGAGGAGATAAAAGCTCTTGCGATTTCATCCGGCCAGCGTTTTTCGGAATCGGCGAACGGCGCTTGGCTCCGACTTGAAGATGACGAGATCTGGACGCATTACGAGTTCAATGACGGTGGTTTGTCTCTCATCACGCTGATGCGCCCATGGCACTAATTTCGCATAACCTTCAGCAACGTAGGGCGCAATAAGCATCGCGCATTGCGCCGCATTCATTGGTAGTATTGGCGCAATCCCCTTCGGTTATTGCGCCCTACACCACCGAAAGCCGTGGATAAGGGCATGGTGATGTCATCTGTGCAGCTGGAGGAAAAGTCCGGGGGGCGGAGTGGGGAATTTCGGCGGGGGTGAGTGAATGGCAAATGGATGCCCTTCATTGCAGTCATTCGGGACTTTACGGATAAGTCTACTGATATACTGACGCAGCTTTGGCAAGATTAAGGCGCGGCGCGGGTTTGAAGGGTATAATCCGACGCTCTTATAATAATGTTATGACTGACCGATGGGTCGTTATATTTAATGTTGGGCAAACAGCATGACCTGTCCAGTTTGCGGCGGAGATAAGATTCAATACCCTGCGGAACGCACGTCAATGGAGATTTGCAAGTGTCTATCATGTGGTCACGCGTTTGCAGTCCACTGCGTTTACCCAATCCCAGAACAATTCCGGAGCACGCACAAAGTATTCCGGGGTGCCTATGTCGTTCCTAGTGAAGACGAAAAAGCTAAGAGCTATATCAAGCTGAAAAACATTCTGAAGGGGTGTGAGCGGTTTCAACTCTCCAAGCTGGAGAAGCAGCGAATTGAGGGAAAGAAAATTTGGGAGCTTGGTGAGTTCCTCGATTTTGAGGTAGAGAGAATCAAGGTGGATTGTGGAAGAAATGCGCTTTCAATTCAATTTGAAGAAATTAACTAGCGGTGCAGTGCAAATTTCCCCCAATGAACTTTTGCCTAACCCTGCAGTCGAGCAGACGCTGCGCGATGAAGCCGCGCAGCAACGTAGGGCGCAATAAGCATCGCGCATTGCGCCGCATTCATTGGTAGTATTCGCGCAATGCCCTTCGGTTATTGTGCCCTACGCTACTGCAACACGATGCCACTCACGCAGCCAGTAGCGTCAAGTTACACCTCTCCCCGCCCCCATCCCCCTGCCCGACCTGATTGAAAAGTACACTCCTGCTTTTCCATTCAAGAAAGCAGTCCATGCGTTTGCTTTTCACTGTACTTCTCGCGTCTGTTTTGCTCATGTCGAATGCAATCGCACATGATGCCACTGACACCTCCTGCGTCAATGATCCCTCGTGGATCGTCCCGGTGAAGCCATTCCGGATCTACGGAAATACATGGCATGTCGGATCGCGTGGACTCGGGGTGTTTCTGATCACCGCGCCGACAGGCCATGTTCTGATTGATGGCGGTATACGCGAAAACGCCGACCTAATCGAAACCAACCTCAAGAGCCTCGGCATTGATCTGCACGACGTGAAATGGATTCTCAATACGCATGCGCATTGCGATCATGCAGGCGGCATCGCACAGCTTGCACGTGATACAGGCGCGCAAGTCATCGCGGGCGCTGCAGACACCCAGCCGCTGGCAGACGGTGGTCACAACGATCCGCATCTCGGCGAGCGATTTCCGTTCCCACCCGTGCAGGTGACGCGGCAGGTGGCGGATGGCGAACGCCTGCAATTGGGCGAGTTGGTGATCACCGCACATTGGACCCCCGGTCACACTCAGGGCAATACCAGCTGGACCTGGCAATCATGTGAGCAGTCGCGGTGCCTGAATATGGTTGATGTCGGCAGTCTGTCGGCACCCGGCTATAAGCTGATCGCCAATCCAAAGACCCCCAACATCCTCAAAGACTACGCATTCAGCTTTGGCGTGGTCGAGGCATTGCCGTGCGACATCGCCCTCGCACCGCATGCGAACATGGTCGATTTCTGGGAGCGTATGGCCAAGCGTGATGCGGGCGATGCTGATGCGCTGATTGATCCTGCGATGTGCCGAGATTACGCCAAGGATGCGCGTGAGGATTTTGCGAAGCAATTGGCGACGCAACGTAGTGAGGCGGATGTAGTGGCGGGACACTGACCCTGACTACAGTCGAGGTCGCTTGTGAGATGGAAACGGTACAGGCAGAATTGAATTGGGATGCTGGTTTGTGGGGTATGATCCTAAGTTATTAGATTGAAACCCATATTTATCTGTTCGGTCTTCTATTCAATTTGGATGTAGCGTGAACCTTAATGAAGCCTTCGAAAACGCCTGTTCTCGATTCACCGGCGAGAACTTTTCAACATTATCGGAAAGCGATCAGATTCTAATTGCTATTTGGGGGTTGGAAGCTGATGTAAATAACGGCGGGTTCGATCAGTACTATTTCAATAGTTCGGGCAACCAAGCATGGTTTGCACCCGCAGCACTCAAGAAGATTGGCGCCCACAAAATGGCTTCGATTGTTGATCACGCAAACGCAATTTTTGACGAAGCCCATCCTCCAGTCTGCCGCGAAGTCCGGCAAGCCATGCTAAGACGCATAACGAACGCCAATGAAGATGCATGGGATCTTCTGACTCGTAAGTTCCAAGCGTATCCCGACGACATCGCGACTCTTCTTACAAAGCATTTGGGGCTGCCGAGTTAATAATTTGAAGTTTCAGTTCAAACTGCTTAAACAGTGTACTTCACCAGACTTCTAACACATTCCCCCCATCATTCGAAAGCCCCCCCATGCACGACGGTTCCTGCCACTGCGGCGCGATCAGGCTCACGCTCCCGTCCACGCCCACCGAGGCCACATCCTGCAACTGCTCGCTGTGCCGCCGCATTGGCGGGCCGTGGGCGTATTTTGCATTTGGCACGGTCAAGATCGAGGGGCATCCCGAGCATACGGTCGAATACATACAAGGCGACAAAACGCTGCGAACGATCCGTTGCCGGACCTGCGGATGTGTGACGCATTGGGAACCAATTGAACCAGTGCCCGGCAGCCGCCATGGCGTTCATCTGGGCAACTTTGATCCGGCGATGGTTGCCACGGTACGAGTGCGCAAATTTGATGGCGCGGATACCTGGCAGTTTTTTGACGAAGTGCCGGTAAACCAAGATACTCCATCGCAAGATGGGTTTCAAACTTCTCAACACTTAAATCAAGGTAACGACTAATATGAAAAAAATCATCGCCTCTACCTTATTACTGTTCGCCATCACGGTTTCTGCATCTACAGTTGACCTAGGTGGTGCAAAAATCAATCTACCCGCGCCCGAAGGATATATCGAAGCCTCCCCAAAAATGGAAAAAGTTTGGCCCCTCGTGGAAGCAGCTCAGGGGGATAACCACGTATTGGCATTTTTCATTCCACGCGAGGAAGAAGCCGCTGCACTTGGAGGTGAAATACCCAATCTTGATCGGAACATCAACATTCAGACTCGACGAAAGTTCGAAGGGAGGAGTATAGACGCGGCGACATTTGAACTCGTCAAAGTTCAAATGCGCAAGCTGATCGCATCACGCCAAGTAAATGATCTGCAAGCAAAAGA encodes:
- a CDS encoding DMP19 family protein is translated as MNLNEAFENACSRFTGENFSTLSESDQILIAIWGLEADVNNGGFDQYYFNSSGNQAWFAPAALKKIGAHKMASIVDHANAIFDEAHPPVCREVRQAMLRRITNANEDAWDLLTRKFQAYPDDIATLLTKHLGLPS
- the bla gene encoding subclass B3 metallo-beta-lactamase; its protein translation is MSNAIAHDATDTSCVNDPSWIVPVKPFRIYGNTWHVGSRGLGVFLITAPTGHVLIDGGIRENADLIETNLKSLGIDLHDVKWILNTHAHCDHAGGIAQLARDTGAQVIAGAADTQPLADGGHNDPHLGERFPFPPVQVTRQVADGERLQLGELVITAHWTPGHTQGNTSWTWQSCEQSRCLNMVDVGSLSAPGYKLIANPKTPNILKDYAFSFGVVEALPCDIALAPHANMVDFWERMAKRDAGDADALIDPAMCRDYAKDAREDFAKQLATQRSEADVVAGH
- a CDS encoding GFA family protein; translated protein: MHDGSCHCGAIRLTLPSTPTEATSCNCSLCRRIGGPWAYFAFGTVKIEGHPEHTVEYIQGDKTLRTIRCRTCGCVTHWEPIEPVPGSRHGVHLGNFDPAMVATVRVRKFDGADTWQFFDEVPVNQDTPSQDGFQTSQHLNQGND
- the moaC gene encoding cyclic pyranopterin monophosphate synthase MoaC (MoaC; along with MoaA is involved in conversion of a guanosine derivative into molybdopterin precursor Z; involved in molybdenum cofactor biosynthesis); amino-acid sequence: LIPLCHPLALSHVSIEFDVDEAGVRAWATVETIGATGVEMEALTAVTVTLLTIYDMLKAVDKGMVMSAVQLEEKSGGRSGDFRRG
- a CDS encoding ankyrin repeat domain-containing protein produces the protein MNISLTEMYRYAEVGDIESLMAHIDRMRLADPDWDIDLNSMALIAAAESNQLHTVEALIDRGASLEGVSPRPWIRPLWKAAKRGHIEIVKVLVERGADILATDNRGQSAIDYARRYKRADVLEYLERKVVDGSNNSLQARRP